The genomic interval ATCACGATTTTTGAGTTTTCAAGATTTGAAAAATCTTCAGGGATAGAAAGAAAATTTTTATCTTTCCCAAGCGTTTTCATAGAATTTTTGCTTTTTGAAAAATATAAAATCTTGCTTTTTTAAAGTCAAATTTACCAAATAATGGAAGGAATGGGGGATTTTGCTGATTTTGTGGAGTGAGGGGTTGGGACTCTTGATTTTTTCTTTTTTTGATATTATATTTATAACGACCTTCCGCGGTAGCTCAATTGGCAGAGCAGCTGGCTGTTAACCAGCGGGTTGCAGGTTCGAGTCCTGCCCGCGGAGCTATTTTTAACAATACGAACTGGGGGATCTTCGGAAAGAGAAAAGAGAAGTAATTGTCAACAACATCGCGAACACTTTTAGGCAAAAAGGGTTGGTCATTGATGGTGTTAGGTAAGAAGAACTTTGAGCAACTAACATAATCAAGGATATTTCTTAGGATTTTTAGGTGCTTTTGAGAGATTTTTTAATTCTTTTCTTTTTGACCATTCCCCTCCTTAACTGTTTGCGATCATTATACCTAAATACAAATTCACCTTGACAACCATTGTATTGTTTTGTATATTATAATCAGATTTTGTTAAAAATTATATTTTAAGAAACGGATTGCCATTATGAATGAAAAAGAGATAATGAGGGTTAAACAGATCGCTAAATATTTACAGATGAATGAACACGCCACCCATAAACTTGCCCACTCTAGTCAAATCCTTTCCCTCAAGATTACTGGTCAGTGGCGGTTCAAAAGAGATATAATAGATAAGTGGATAAGTGAGGAAGTATTAAAAAGGGTAACACAAGGGAGGAGATAATAAGATATGGCTAAGAACACCCTACCCCAAAAACAAGCAACAATATTTGAAACTTACGAATTTCCCTCTTATGAAGAAATAATGG from candidate division WOR-3 bacterium carries:
- a CDS encoding helix-turn-helix domain-containing protein, yielding MNEKEIMRVKQIAKYLQMNEHATHKLAHSSQILSLKITGQWRFKRDIIDKWISEEVLKRVTQGRR